A single window of Intrasporangium calvum DSM 43043 DNA harbors:
- the nucS gene encoding endonuclease NucS, with the protein MRLVIARCSVDYDGRLTAHLPLATRLLVVKADGSVLVHSDGGSYKPLNWMSPPCTMAELAPEEAQADEGVVAVWRVQHAKSEDRLTVHIHEVVHDSAHELGVDPGLVKDGVEAHLQKLLAEHIHTLGHGWSLVRREYMTAIGPVDILARDHTGASVAVEIKRRGEIDGVEQLTRYLDLMNRDPHLAPVSGVFAAQLIKPQARTLAEDRGIRCVVLDYDALRGVDDAESRLF; encoded by the coding sequence GTGCGCCTCGTCATCGCCCGCTGCAGCGTCGACTACGACGGGCGGCTCACCGCCCATCTCCCCCTCGCGACGCGGCTGCTCGTCGTCAAGGCGGACGGGTCGGTGCTCGTCCACAGTGACGGGGGCTCCTACAAGCCGCTCAACTGGATGTCGCCTCCGTGCACCATGGCCGAGCTGGCGCCGGAGGAGGCCCAGGCCGACGAGGGGGTCGTGGCCGTGTGGCGGGTCCAGCACGCGAAGTCCGAGGACCGGCTCACGGTGCACATCCACGAGGTGGTCCACGACTCGGCACACGAGCTCGGCGTCGACCCGGGGCTCGTCAAGGACGGGGTCGAGGCCCATCTGCAGAAGCTGCTCGCGGAGCACATCCACACCCTCGGGCACGGCTGGTCCCTCGTCCGCCGCGAGTACATGACGGCCATCGGCCCGGTCGACATCCTCGCAAGGGACCACACCGGAGCCAGCGTGGCCGTGGAGATCAAGCGGCGCGGCGAGATCGACGGCGTGGAGCAGCTGACCCGCTATCTCGACCTGATGAACCGCGACCCGCACCTCGCCCCGGTGAGCGGCGTGTTCGCAGCGCAGCTGATCAAGCCGCAGGCCCGCACGCTCGCGGAGGACCGCGGCATCCGGTGCGTCGTGCTCGACTACGACGCGCTCCGGGGCGTCGACGACGCGGAGTCCCGGCTCTTCTGA
- a CDS encoding 3-hydroxyacyl-CoA dehydrogenase family protein: protein MARDFTKVGVIGLGTMGAGIVEVFARNGIDVVAVEVDDDAVERGREHLTNSTGRAVARGKLSEEDQATLVSRVQFTSEMAALKDCQLVIEAVPEKLELKKEIFAKLDAIVAEDAILATNTSSLPVTEIAVATSNPKRVVGMHFFNPAPVMQFVEVIKTVVTADDIFERVKGLAERLGKRPVVVGDKAGFIANALLFGYLNHAVSMYESKYATREDIDAAMKLGCGYPMGPLALMDLIGLDTAYEILDTMYKQGRDRLHAPSPIIKQMVSAGLRGRKTGRGFYTYAAPGSSQVVDDAQTPKPNGDHEIPLRQVSRVGVVGSGTMATGIIEVFAKGGYDVVYVARAASKVDSVRAALSRSLEKAVQRGKATEEERDAALARVTGTTRLDDLSDVDIVVEAVVEDLGVKKVLFENLDEICKPGAILATTTSSLPVVDCASATKRPQDVIGMHFFNPAQVMRLVEVVHTVSTGEDVVATVQDLCVKVGKHPVTCGDRAGFIVNALLFPYLNDAVKMLEANYSTADDIDTAMKTGCSLPMGPFELLDVVGLDVSLAIERELYLEFRERGYAPAPLLEHLVTAGYLGRKTGRGFRTHA, encoded by the coding sequence ATGGCTCGTGACTTCACCAAGGTAGGCGTGATCGGACTCGGCACCATGGGTGCCGGCATCGTCGAGGTCTTCGCCCGCAACGGCATCGATGTCGTTGCGGTCGAGGTCGACGACGACGCGGTCGAGCGGGGGCGCGAGCACCTGACCAATTCCACCGGCCGCGCGGTCGCTCGCGGCAAGCTGTCCGAGGAGGACCAGGCGACGCTCGTCAGCCGGGTGCAGTTCACCTCCGAGATGGCTGCCCTCAAGGACTGTCAGCTCGTCATCGAGGCGGTGCCGGAGAAGCTCGAGCTGAAGAAGGAGATCTTCGCCAAGCTCGACGCCATCGTCGCCGAGGACGCGATCCTCGCGACGAACACCTCCTCGCTGCCCGTCACCGAGATCGCGGTGGCGACGAGCAACCCGAAGCGGGTCGTCGGCATGCACTTCTTCAACCCCGCGCCCGTCATGCAGTTCGTCGAGGTGATCAAGACCGTCGTCACCGCCGACGACATCTTCGAGCGGGTCAAGGGCCTGGCCGAGCGACTCGGCAAGAGGCCGGTCGTCGTCGGCGACAAGGCCGGCTTCATCGCCAACGCCCTGCTCTTCGGCTACCTCAACCACGCCGTGTCGATGTACGAGAGCAAGTACGCCACCCGTGAGGACATCGACGCCGCGATGAAGCTCGGCTGCGGCTACCCGATGGGTCCGCTCGCGCTGATGGACCTCATCGGCCTCGACACGGCCTACGAGATCCTCGACACGATGTACAAGCAGGGCCGCGACCGGCTCCACGCCCCCAGCCCGATCATCAAGCAGATGGTCAGCGCCGGCCTCAGGGGCCGCAAGACGGGCCGCGGGTTCTACACGTACGCCGCGCCCGGCAGCTCCCAGGTCGTCGACGATGCCCAGACGCCGAAGCCGAACGGCGACCACGAGATCCCGCTGCGGCAGGTCTCCCGGGTCGGCGTGGTCGGCTCCGGGACCATGGCGACCGGCATCATCGAGGTCTTCGCCAAGGGTGGCTACGACGTCGTCTACGTGGCCCGAGCCGCGTCGAAGGTCGACAGCGTTCGCGCTGCGCTCAGCCGCAGCCTCGAGAAGGCGGTCCAGCGCGGCAAGGCCACCGAGGAGGAGCGCGATGCAGCGCTCGCGCGGGTCACCGGGACGACCCGGCTCGACGACCTCTCGGACGTCGACATCGTGGTCGAGGCCGTCGTCGAGGACCTCGGCGTCAAGAAGGTCCTCTTCGAGAACCTCGACGAGATCTGCAAGCCCGGCGCCATCCTCGCCACGACGACGTCCTCGCTGCCGGTTGTCGACTGCGCATCCGCGACGAAGCGCCCGCAGGACGTCATCGGCATGCATTTCTTCAACCCCGCCCAGGTGATGAGGCTCGTCGAGGTCGTCCACACCGTCTCGACCGGCGAGGACGTCGTCGCCACGGTCCAGGACCTGTGCGTCAAGGTCGGCAAGCACCCGGTCACGTGCGGCGACCGGGCCGGGTTCATCGTCAACGCGCTGCTCTTCCCCTACCTCAACGACGCGGTGAAGATGCTCGAGGCCAACTACTCCACGGCCGACGACATCGACACGGCGATGAAGACCGGCTGCTCGCTGCCGATGGGTCCGTTCGAGCTGCTCGACGTCGTCGGGCTCGACGTCTCGCTCGCCATCGAGCGCGAGCTGTACCTCGAGTTCCGCGAGCGAGGGTATGCGCCGGCGCCGCTGCTCGAGCACCTGGTCACCGCGGGCTACCTGGGGCGCAAGACGGGCCGCGGGTTCCGCACCCACGCCTGA
- a CDS encoding STAS domain-containing protein, whose product MTLNANRRTPARTPVQVLDAPDGHDVIIEGRLDVHTVPDIRDAIHAVIATGDGELRLHLRDAEIGDATGLGIILHLHRRATRAQRQLLLVDPSERTTRLLRGCRLDRILSSAPGAPRVLSGTVAPLTA is encoded by the coding sequence ATGACGCTGAATGCCAACCGCCGGACGCCGGCCCGCACGCCGGTCCAGGTGCTCGATGCGCCCGACGGGCACGACGTGATCATCGAGGGACGTCTCGACGTCCACACCGTGCCCGACATCCGCGATGCCATCCATGCCGTCATCGCGACGGGCGACGGGGAGCTGCGTCTCCACCTGCGTGACGCCGAGATCGGCGACGCGACCGGTCTGGGGATCATCCTGCACCTCCATCGCCGGGCCACCCGCGCTCAGCGGCAGCTCCTCCTCGTCGACCCGAGCGAGCGGACGACGCGTCTGCTGCGCGGGTGCCGGCTCGACCGCATCCTCTCGTCCGCCCCCGGAGCGCCCCGCGTCCTGTCGGGCACTGTGGCGCCTCTCACCGCCTGA
- a CDS encoding AI-2E family transporter yields the protein MTFWRRWTQYRRAQRERIAQLRTQPHGAEPDAALERPERAAAGDPPREDVFDTLPLGGDPGPDAGTGGRARPGRDYGSAGTPFNRQSPFYVGFVGAIGVLTAYAVVQAVGRLDTTITLLVVSLFLTLALNPLVEGLTRQNMRRGLAVTIVFLGLLGVFTLLGMVVVPPVASEGTDLADNAPRMLDDLLRQPWVQDVDHRYQVVQRIQEEINHRIADGNLWAGIFGGVLGAGRIIAAGVFSILTVLVLTLYFLASLPSVKQAGYALVPASRRPRFISLAEEIMRRVGSYAIGQVAVAATNAFFAWIMMSLLDLPFAAVLAVAVGLLGLIPMIGATLGASVVALVAFFDEPKKALVVIIYFVIYQQLENYAVMPRIMQRTVAVPGALTVVAALAGGTLLGILGALLAIPFAAGAMLIYEEVLVPRQLRH from the coding sequence GTGACCTTCTGGCGGCGGTGGACGCAGTATCGGCGTGCGCAGCGCGAGCGGATCGCGCAGCTGCGCACCCAGCCGCACGGCGCCGAGCCGGACGCGGCCCTCGAGCGCCCCGAGAGGGCCGCCGCGGGCGACCCTCCTCGGGAGGACGTGTTCGACACCCTCCCGCTCGGCGGCGACCCGGGGCCTGATGCGGGGACCGGTGGTCGCGCGCGGCCAGGCCGGGACTACGGGAGCGCGGGCACGCCGTTCAACCGGCAGTCCCCCTTCTACGTCGGGTTCGTCGGAGCGATCGGGGTGCTCACCGCCTACGCCGTCGTCCAGGCGGTGGGACGCCTGGACACGACGATCACCCTCCTCGTCGTCTCGCTCTTCCTGACCCTGGCTCTCAACCCCCTGGTCGAGGGGCTCACCCGCCAGAACATGCGCCGTGGGCTCGCGGTGACGATCGTCTTCCTCGGGCTGCTCGGCGTGTTCACGCTCCTCGGCATGGTCGTCGTGCCGCCGGTGGCCTCCGAGGGCACCGACCTCGCCGACAACGCTCCCCGGATGCTTGACGACCTGCTGCGCCAGCCCTGGGTCCAGGACGTCGACCACCGCTACCAGGTCGTCCAGCGCATCCAGGAGGAGATCAACCATCGGATCGCCGACGGCAACCTCTGGGCGGGGATCTTCGGCGGGGTGCTGGGAGCCGGGCGGATCATCGCGGCGGGCGTGTTCAGCATCCTGACCGTGCTCGTGCTGACGCTCTACTTCCTCGCCTCGCTGCCGTCGGTCAAGCAGGCCGGCTACGCCCTCGTGCCCGCGAGCCGCCGCCCGCGGTTCATCTCGCTCGCCGAGGAGATCATGCGCCGGGTCGGCTCCTATGCCATCGGCCAGGTCGCCGTGGCGGCCACCAACGCGTTCTTCGCTTGGATCATGATGAGCCTGCTCGACCTGCCGTTCGCCGCGGTCCTCGCCGTCGCCGTCGGGCTCCTCGGCCTGATCCCGATGATCGGCGCGACGCTCGGGGCCTCGGTCGTCGCTCTCGTGGCCTTCTTCGACGAGCCGAAGAAGGCGCTTGTCGTCATCATCTACTTCGTCATCTACCAGCAGCTCGAGAACTACGCCGTCATGCCGCGGATCATGCAGCGGACGGTGGCGGTCCCCGGGGCGCTCACCGTCGTCGCAGCCCTGGCGGGCGGCACCCTGCTGGGGATCCTCGGCGCCCTGCTGGCCATCCCGTTCGCGGCGGGGGCAATGCTCATCTACGAGGAAGTGCTCGTCCCGCGACAGCTGCGTCACTGA
- a CDS encoding protein meaA, translating into MRTYAGHSSAAASNALYRRNLAKGQTGLSVAFDLPTQTGYDPDHVLARGEVGKVGVPVSHIGDVEALFHDIPLRDMNTSMTINATAMWLLSLYQVAAERQAEAAGESPEEWVHALAGTTQNDIIKEYLSRGTYVFPPGPSLRLITDMIAYTVREIPKWNPINICSYHLQEAGATPVQEIAFSMSTAIAVLDAVRDSGQVPEDEFSEVVARISFFVNAGVRFVEEMCKMRAFVELWDRVTGERYGVTDAKARRFRYGVQVNSLGLTEAQPENNVQRIVLEMLGVTLSKDARARALQLPAWNEALGLPRPWDQQWSLRMQQVLAFESDLLEYDDLFTGSVVVERKVAQLVEGASAEIARIEEMGGAVAAVESGYMKSALVASHAERRRRIESGEEVIVGLNRFETTEPNPLTADLGTAIQTVDPSVEKAASDAVRAWRDRRDADPTRRDRAAAALARLKADAAAGTNLMAASLECARAQVTTGEWAGALREQFGEYRAPTGVSGSVGVASAEAGESGTGLGAVRAAVTRTSEELGEKLRILVGKPGLDGHSNGAEQVAVRARDAGFEVIYQGIRLTPQQIVAAAVAEDVHVVGLSILSGSHMELVPEVIDGLRAAGAGDVPVIVGGIIPEGDAVQLRAAGVAMVFTPKDFGLNEIMGEIVGVVRASRGLGLLEHPRA; encoded by the coding sequence ATGCGGACCTATGCCGGTCACTCCAGCGCCGCAGCGAGCAACGCGCTCTACCGGCGCAACCTGGCCAAGGGCCAGACGGGTCTCTCGGTGGCCTTCGACCTGCCGACCCAGACCGGCTACGACCCGGACCACGTCCTCGCCCGCGGGGAGGTCGGCAAGGTCGGGGTGCCGGTCAGCCACATCGGCGACGTGGAGGCGCTCTTCCACGACATCCCGCTGCGTGACATGAACACGTCCATGACGATCAACGCCACGGCCATGTGGCTCCTCTCCCTCTACCAGGTGGCCGCCGAGCGCCAGGCCGAGGCCGCGGGCGAGTCGCCGGAGGAGTGGGTGCACGCGCTCGCCGGGACGACGCAGAACGACATCATCAAGGAGTACCTCTCGCGCGGGACCTACGTCTTCCCGCCCGGGCCGTCGTTGCGGCTCATCACCGACATGATCGCCTACACGGTCCGCGAGATCCCCAAGTGGAACCCGATCAACATCTGCAGCTACCACCTGCAGGAGGCGGGGGCGACCCCCGTGCAGGAGATCGCCTTTTCCATGTCGACCGCGATCGCCGTCCTCGACGCGGTGCGCGACTCCGGGCAGGTCCCCGAGGACGAGTTCTCCGAGGTCGTCGCCCGGATCTCGTTCTTCGTCAACGCCGGTGTCCGGTTCGTCGAGGAGATGTGCAAGATGCGCGCTTTCGTCGAGCTGTGGGACCGGGTGACCGGTGAGCGCTACGGCGTGACCGACGCCAAGGCTCGCCGGTTCCGCTACGGCGTCCAGGTCAACAGCCTCGGTCTGACCGAGGCGCAACCCGAGAACAACGTCCAGCGCATCGTCCTCGAGATGCTCGGTGTCACGCTGTCGAAGGACGCCCGCGCTCGGGCCCTGCAGCTGCCGGCCTGGAACGAGGCGCTCGGGCTGCCGCGCCCGTGGGACCAGCAGTGGAGCCTGCGGATGCAGCAGGTGCTCGCCTTCGAGTCCGACCTGCTCGAGTACGACGACCTGTTCACCGGTTCCGTCGTCGTCGAGAGGAAGGTGGCGCAGCTCGTCGAGGGCGCCAGCGCCGAGATCGCGCGGATCGAGGAGATGGGCGGGGCCGTCGCGGCCGTCGAGTCCGGCTACATGAAGTCCGCCCTCGTCGCCTCCCATGCCGAGCGCCGCCGGCGGATCGAGTCCGGCGAGGAGGTCATCGTCGGCCTCAACCGCTTCGAGACGACCGAGCCCAACCCCCTCACCGCAGACCTCGGCACCGCCATCCAGACGGTCGACCCGTCGGTCGAGAAGGCCGCGTCGGACGCCGTCCGGGCCTGGCGGGACCGGCGCGACGCCGACCCCACCCGTCGGGACCGGGCCGCCGCCGCCCTGGCTCGCCTCAAGGCCGACGCAGCAGCCGGAACCAACCTCATGGCCGCGTCGCTGGAGTGTGCCCGGGCCCAGGTGACGACGGGGGAGTGGGCCGGTGCACTCCGGGAGCAGTTCGGCGAGTACCGTGCCCCGACCGGCGTCAGCGGCTCCGTCGGCGTGGCGTCCGCCGAGGCGGGTGAGAGCGGGACGGGCCTGGGCGCGGTCCGCGCGGCCGTCACCCGAACGAGCGAGGAGCTCGGGGAGAAGCTGCGGATCCTCGTCGGCAAGCCGGGTCTCGACGGCCACAGCAACGGTGCCGAGCAGGTCGCGGTCCGCGCTCGCGACGCCGGGTTCGAGGTGATCTACCAGGGCATCCGGCTGACCCCGCAGCAGATCGTCGCCGCGGCGGTGGCCGAGGACGTGCACGTGGTCGGGCTCTCGATCCTCTCCGGGTCGCACATGGAGCTCGTCCCCGAGGTGATCGACGGGCTCCGAGCGGCCGGCGCGGGTGACGTGCCGGTCATCGTCGGCGGGATCATCCCCGAGGGCGACGCCGTCCAGCTGCGCGCCGCCGGAGTGGCGATGGTCTTCACCCCCAAGGACTTCGGCCTCAACGAGATCATGGGCGAGATCGTCGGTGTCGTCCGCGCCTCTCGCGGGCTGGGCCTGCTGGAGCACCCGCGCGCCTGA
- the ccrA gene encoding crotonyl-CoA carboxylase/reductase, which produces MQAIRDAILSGNRSEETYRNIEIPESYRGATVHKDEIGMFEGLATKDKDPRRSLHIDEVPVPDLAPGEALVAVMASAINYNTVWTSIFEPVPTFGFLERYGRTSIYAERHDLPYHVVGSDLSGVILRTGPGVSKWKPGQEVVAHCLSVELEDADGHNDTMLDPQQRIWGFETNFGGLAELAIVKANQLMPKPDHLTWEEAASPGLVNSTAYRQLISKNGAAMKLGDRVLIWGASGGLGSYATQMALAGGATPICVVSSPEKAEICRAMGADLIIDRNAEDYRFWNDEGTEQDPREWQRLGKRIRELTGGYDVDIVFEHPGRETFGASVYVARKGGTIVTCASTSGYMHEYDNRYLWMNLKRIVSSHFANYREAWEANELINRGLIHPTLSQTYRLEDVGQAALDVHRNAHQGKVGVLTLSPEEGLGVTNAGKRAQFAAEINRFRGE; this is translated from the coding sequence ATGCAGGCCATCCGCGACGCCATCCTCTCGGGAAACCGGAGCGAAGAGACCTACCGCAACATCGAGATCCCCGAGAGCTACCGGGGTGCGACCGTCCACAAGGACGAGATCGGGATGTTCGAGGGGCTCGCCACCAAGGACAAGGACCCGCGCCGGTCCCTCCACATCGACGAGGTACCGGTGCCCGACCTGGCCCCGGGCGAGGCGCTCGTCGCCGTGATGGCGAGCGCCATCAACTACAACACCGTGTGGACCTCCATCTTCGAGCCCGTGCCGACCTTCGGGTTCCTCGAGCGCTACGGGCGCACGTCGATCTACGCGGAGCGCCACGACCTGCCCTACCACGTCGTCGGGTCCGACCTCTCCGGGGTCATCCTTCGCACGGGTCCCGGGGTGTCCAAGTGGAAGCCGGGTCAGGAGGTCGTCGCGCACTGCCTCTCCGTCGAGCTCGAGGACGCGGACGGCCACAACGACACGATGCTCGACCCGCAGCAGCGCATCTGGGGCTTCGAGACGAACTTCGGCGGACTCGCCGAGCTCGCCATCGTCAAGGCCAACCAGCTCATGCCCAAGCCGGACCACCTCACCTGGGAGGAGGCCGCCTCCCCCGGGCTGGTGAACTCCACGGCCTACCGCCAGCTCATCTCCAAGAACGGCGCGGCGATGAAGCTCGGCGACCGCGTCCTCATCTGGGGGGCGTCCGGGGGGCTCGGCTCCTACGCGACCCAGATGGCGCTCGCCGGCGGCGCGACCCCGATCTGTGTCGTCTCCTCACCGGAGAAGGCCGAGATCTGCCGCGCGATGGGCGCCGACCTCATCATCGACCGCAACGCCGAGGACTACCGGTTCTGGAACGACGAGGGCACCGAGCAGGACCCGCGCGAGTGGCAGCGCCTCGGCAAGCGGATCCGCGAGCTGACCGGCGGCTATGACGTCGACATCGTCTTCGAGCACCCCGGTCGCGAGACCTTCGGGGCCAGCGTCTACGTCGCGCGCAAGGGTGGCACGATCGTCACCTGCGCCTCGACGTCGGGCTACATGCACGAGTACGACAACCGGTACCTCTGGATGAACCTCAAGCGGATCGTCTCCTCGCACTTCGCCAACTACCGCGAGGCGTGGGAGGCCAACGAGCTGATCAACCGCGGGCTGATCCACCCCACCCTCTCCCAGACGTACCGCCTCGAGGACGTCGGACAGGCTGCGCTCGATGTCCACCGCAACGCCCACCAGGGCAAGGTCGGCGTGCTGACCCTGTCGCCGGAGGAGGGCCTCGGCGTGACCAACGCGGGCAAGCGGGCGCAGTTCGCCGCGGAGATCAACCGCTTCCGAGGGGAGTGA
- a CDS encoding DUF554 domain-containing protein, translating to MDGGFPGLGTVVNVVAVLLGATLGMLAGNRLPERVRRVVTDCLGLVTLLVAVLSALDVTSPALADAVGSGVPVLIVLGALLIGGITGALLRIEERLESLAGVVQRWVQRRGSDGQHDHAERERFIEGWLTASLLFCVGPLTILGSLSDGLGRGVDQLVLKSALDFFAAVAFASTFGVGVLLSALSVAVVQGGLTVLGVTLGAVVPEAHIAALTATGGLLLVGIAFRLLNVRHVPVGDLLPALLVAPLLVSLVASFR from the coding sequence ATGGATGGAGGCTTCCCGGGGCTCGGCACCGTGGTCAACGTCGTCGCGGTGCTCCTCGGGGCGACCCTCGGGATGCTCGCCGGCAACCGGCTGCCCGAGCGGGTCCGCCGGGTCGTCACCGACTGCCTCGGCCTCGTCACGCTGCTCGTCGCGGTCCTCTCGGCGCTCGACGTCACGTCACCCGCCCTCGCGGACGCGGTCGGGTCCGGCGTGCCGGTGCTCATCGTCCTCGGTGCCCTGCTCATCGGTGGGATCACGGGTGCGCTGCTGCGGATCGAGGAGCGGCTCGAGTCCCTCGCCGGCGTGGTGCAGCGCTGGGTCCAGCGCCGCGGGTCCGACGGGCAGCATGACCACGCCGAGCGGGAGCGGTTCATCGAGGGATGGCTCACCGCCTCGCTCCTGTTCTGTGTCGGGCCCCTCACCATCCTCGGCTCCCTCTCCGACGGGCTGGGTCGGGGTGTCGACCAGCTGGTGCTCAAGTCGGCCCTCGACTTCTTCGCCGCGGTCGCGTTCGCCTCGACGTTCGGGGTCGGGGTGCTGCTCTCGGCGCTGTCCGTCGCGGTGGTCCAGGGCGGCCTCACCGTGCTCGGCGTCACCCTGGGGGCGGTCGTGCCCGAGGCCCACATCGCGGCGCTGACCGCGACCGGCGGCCTCCTCCTCGTGGGGATCGCCTTCCGACTGCTCAACGTGAGGCACGTCCCGGTCGGCGACCTGCTCCCCGCCCTGCTCGTGGCTCCGCTCCTCGTGTCGCTCGTCGCGAGCTTCCGCTGA
- the murA gene encoding UDP-N-acetylglucosamine 1-carboxyvinyltransferase produces MRERFRVVGGARLVGEVRVVGAKNSALKLMAVALLAQGRTTLTNMPAIVDVRIMAELLRRLGVAVDYDAEAGVVVIDVPASIGHRADYELVRALRASISVLGPLVARTGQADVAVPGGDAIGSRGLDLHAAGLEALGAQVHVAHGYLVATAPQGLRGAEIRLDFPSVGATENILMAAVLARGRTTIDNVAREPEIVDIAEMLVSMGARIEGTGTGRIVVEGVEVLRPTEHQVIPDRIAAGTWAFAAATTCGDIEVVGGVAEHLGVPLRSLAESGCHVERTSRGFRVAVPHGAGRPTAFDVATLPYPGFPTDLQPFALAYNAVADGSAMVTENLFEARFRTVQELARLGADMQVDGHHVMTHGVPALSGAPVESSDIRSGAALVIAGLVADGYTLVSGVHHIDRGYPRFEAALRSLGADVTREPDDDWYE; encoded by the coding sequence GTGAGAGAGCGGTTCCGGGTCGTCGGCGGTGCCCGCCTGGTGGGCGAGGTCCGCGTCGTCGGCGCGAAGAACAGCGCGCTCAAGCTGATGGCGGTGGCGCTGCTGGCGCAGGGACGCACGACGCTGACCAACATGCCCGCCATCGTCGATGTGCGCATCATGGCTGAGCTGCTCCGTCGTCTCGGCGTCGCCGTCGACTACGACGCGGAGGCCGGCGTCGTCGTCATCGACGTCCCTGCGTCCATCGGACACCGGGCGGACTATGAGCTGGTCCGGGCCCTGCGCGCCTCGATCTCGGTGCTCGGGCCGCTCGTCGCCCGCACCGGGCAGGCGGATGTCGCCGTACCCGGCGGCGATGCCATCGGGTCCCGGGGCCTCGACCTGCACGCAGCAGGACTGGAGGCCCTGGGCGCTCAGGTCCATGTGGCACACGGCTACCTCGTCGCGACCGCCCCGCAGGGGCTCAGGGGAGCGGAGATCCGGCTCGACTTCCCGAGCGTCGGGGCCACCGAGAACATCCTCATGGCCGCCGTGCTCGCGCGCGGCCGAACGACCATCGACAACGTCGCCCGCGAGCCAGAGATCGTCGACATCGCGGAGATGCTCGTGTCGATGGGCGCCCGGATCGAGGGAACCGGCACCGGACGGATCGTCGTCGAGGGTGTGGAGGTGCTGCGGCCGACCGAGCACCAGGTCATCCCCGACCGCATCGCGGCCGGGACGTGGGCGTTCGCGGCGGCCACGACGTGCGGTGACATCGAGGTCGTCGGCGGGGTGGCCGAGCACCTCGGTGTCCCGCTGCGCTCACTCGCCGAGTCGGGCTGCCACGTCGAGCGGACCTCACGGGGCTTCCGCGTCGCGGTGCCCCACGGTGCGGGACGCCCCACGGCGTTCGACGTGGCCACCCTGCCCTACCCCGGCTTTCCCACGGACCTCCAGCCGTTCGCGCTGGCCTACAACGCGGTCGCCGACGGGAGCGCGATGGTGACCGAGAACCTGTTCGAGGCCCGTTTCCGCACGGTCCAGGAGCTCGCCCGGCTCGGAGCCGACATGCAGGTCGACGGCCACCACGTGATGACGCACGGCGTCCCGGCCCTGTCGGGCGCCCCGGTCGAGAGCAGCGACATCAGGTCCGGAGCGGCCCTCGTCATCGCCGGCCTCGTCGCGGACGGCTACACGCTCGTCAGCGGCGTCCACCACATCGACCGGGGCTACCCGCGGTTCGAGGCGGCGCTGCGTTCCCTCGGGGCCGACGTCACCCGCGAGCCGGACGACGACTGGTACGAGTAG
- a CDS encoding DUF2550 domain-containing protein, translating to MPSVLVSTEIVIGTLLVVALVVLAATYLRRRYIAKGQPLTLCGFRTGGNGNGRWHLGLMRLADNALEWYTLGGVSLRPKRRWLRQSLLLDAPRLLPPEDALALLPDAFGVSCTDRLDSFELALQGPDYTAVRSWQEAAPPGYNVNVA from the coding sequence GTGCCGTCCGTTCTCGTCTCCACCGAGATCGTGATCGGCACGCTCCTGGTCGTCGCGTTGGTCGTTCTCGCGGCGACCTATCTGCGCCGCCGCTACATCGCCAAGGGCCAACCTCTGACGCTCTGCGGATTCCGCACCGGTGGCAACGGCAACGGCCGCTGGCACCTCGGCCTCATGCGGCTGGCCGACAACGCCCTCGAGTGGTACACGCTCGGGGGCGTCTCGCTGCGCCCCAAGCGCCGCTGGCTGCGCCAGTCCCTGCTGCTCGACGCGCCTCGTCTGCTTCCCCCGGAGGACGCGCTGGCGCTGCTCCCGGACGCGTTCGGCGTCTCGTGCACGGACCGCCTCGACAGCTTCGAGCTCGCCCTCCAGGGGCCGGACTACACCGCGGTCCGCTCCTGGCAGGAGGCCGCGCCGCCCGGTTACAACGTCAACGTCGCCTGA
- a CDS encoding cob(I)yrinic acid a,c-diamide adenosyltransferase gives MVNLTKIYTRTGDDGTTSLGDFSRTSKNDARLHAYADSNEANAAIGVAIACGDLGDEVTATLLRIQNEMFDVGADLATPLQESYDYPPLRVDQPWIDDLERDCDHYLERLEKLRSFILPGGTPGSAHLHVATTVVRRAERAAWAAVDTHGDQPGTQRGQGGVNVLTAKYLNRLSDLLFILARVANLPIGGDVLWQPGGGRVEKPAKGARATTDRT, from the coding sequence ATGGTCAACCTGACGAAGATCTACACCCGCACGGGCGACGACGGGACGACGAGTCTGGGCGACTTCTCGCGGACCAGCAAGAACGACGCCCGCCTGCACGCCTATGCCGACAGCAACGAGGCGAACGCCGCGATCGGCGTCGCCATCGCGTGCGGCGACCTCGGCGACGAGGTCACGGCCACCCTGCTGCGCATCCAGAACGAGATGTTCGACGTGGGGGCGGACCTCGCGACACCCCTCCAGGAGAGCTACGACTACCCTCCGTTGCGCGTCGACCAGCCGTGGATCGACGACCTCGAGCGCGACTGCGACCACTACCTCGAGCGGCTGGAGAAGCTGCGCTCCTTCATCCTGCCCGGCGGCACGCCCGGGTCAGCCCACCTGCACGTCGCGACGACGGTCGTGCGACGCGCGGAGCGGGCCGCCTGGGCCGCGGTCGACACGCACGGCGACCAGCCCGGGACCCAGCGCGGTCAGGGGGGCGTCAACGTCCTCACCGCCAAGTACCTCAACCGGCTGTCGGACCTGCTCTTCATCCTCGCCCGAGTGGCCAACCTGCCGATCGGCGGTGACGTCCTCTGGCAGCCGGGCGGGGGCCGCGTCGAGAAGCCCGCCAAGGGAGCCCGAGCCACGACAGACCGCACCTGA